Genomic DNA from Felis catus isolate Fca126 chromosome E3, F.catus_Fca126_mat1.0, whole genome shotgun sequence:
aaaaacatttaaacatgagCACGTATGGTTCAATGCTACTCCTTGTTTGGGGATGGTGAGAGGAGACTTTACTGGCGGTGAGATGAGACTCCTTGTTTTGGGATGGTGAGATGGGGGCCTGGGTCCCTGCTGGCTCTGCAGGCTAGGCCCGCCACACTCGTCCTGACGTAGGCTGCCTACCTCCAGCCCACCTGCGCATGTTATCGTGAGAAATACACTTACATCTTGGTTAAGATCCTGCTCTTTTGGATCCGTTATTTGTAGTTGAACTGAATCCTAACTGATTCACTACCTCCTAAGATTGTGAAAGGATCAAATAAGTAAGAGAATATATATGTAAGACCACTTAGCCCAGCACTAACTTTTAACACACAAGAAGTGCTCAGTAACGAGTGGTTTAGTCCCAGGGAGTTCAGCATCGCCAGGAACCTGTCACCTGGGCATGCCCACAGGAGTGTGGGGTACTTAAGAGGGTGCAGGATTTAGGCCCTCCAggccttttttccattttctccttaagATTTGAGCCAAACTTGTTCTGGTCAGTGGCCTGTGGGGACTGTAGTACTAATCTTCATGACTAGTCCAGAACTTTGTTAgttgagaagagaaaaacaggtgCTCTAGGAGGTGACAGAGGTGCAGGCCACAGAGTGCTGTCTTTACAACCCAGGCAAGGGATCGTGTCTGACCACATGCCACAGGGCGGCCAGAGGAGGAAGGGTGAACGATCCTCATAACCTCCTTTCTCCACCCTCTGCCACACGCCAAGGAGAAACTTCAGACCACAGTCCTGGGCACGGTCACCTTCTAGCCTCCCCTCCTGCAGTCATCTCCTACCTTCCCTCCCAAGAGAGGTGTCATTTCAGTCTCTTCCTGGTGGCCGGGCCTTTATTCATTCTGTTTCCTGTGCATGAAGTTCTGCCCCCAAATCCTAGTAAAATGGCTTCTTGTCTTTTCCAAGTCTCAGTTTAGAACTTCCCTCCTTGAAGAGGCCCTTTCTGACAATCCGTTCCTAATCTTGTTTCACCCGTTCCTTTCTTTCTGATATTTGTCACTACTTGAAATTAATGTTTGTGTCACTTATCTGCATGTCGGTGTCCCTCACTAGACCGGAACCCCGAGAGGGCAAAGATCTTTTCTGGCCTTTTCACCGTTTATTCCTCAACGTTTAGCAAAGAACGTGGAACACTCGCATTCATTCCGTATctgaaaaatgaatgagtgaatgcagCAAAGCCCCTATTTAACGTTTCCCCGCCCTTTACCTCCCTCCACACAGCACCCAGagccacccccacacccctcGCACTAGCCACCTCAGTCTCCCCGGCTCCCCCCGGAAGAGGACTGAGCTCTCCTTCCAGGCCGTTCGCGCCCCCGCGCCCGGCTCTCCCTGGCAGCACCGTCAAGCCCTGCTCCAAGGCTTGGAAGGTGCTAGAGCGCCGGCCGGCGGGAGGAGCGCAGGCGGCCACCGAGCTCCAGTGCAGGGGTCGTAGGTGCCTGCTGGGTTCGGGGTCCCGGAGTCTCCAGCCAGCAACGAGACGAGAGGACTGAGGGCGCCAAGCCGGAAGTGGCTCTGGCCCAGGCCCTCAGCCCTCTGTCCACGTCCAGTCTAGGACCGCAGGAGGCTTTGCATCTCGGTAAGCCCAGGCCGGCTGTGAAGTCTCGCGGGTTGGCGAAGCCGGTAATCCAGCACACGGTCGATGGACCCTTCTGAGCCCGACGCGtggcagagaaaaaaagggaaattgtcAAAGCGGAGATTTCCGGCCATTACCTGGCAATCTTGCGGCCCGGGGAGCGGAAGGGTGAGAGAGACGGTCGTGATTGGCCGGGTCCACCGGTGCCCGCCTCTTGCCCCGTCCAGACGTCTGATTGGCTAAGGGCAAGGGTGGGGGCGGGACATTCCGGAACCCATCCTCCTTGCTGTGAGGGCGCCCAGTGAGCTTGTCCCGCTTACGAGACCCTCGCACGCGTCCCGCCTCCCTACCCCGCGGAGTCACCCCAGCAAGGGAAGAAATGCCCCCAGACCGAGCTGGGCCCTGAGCCCCTTCGACCGGACTGGGCCTTGCCTTCGGGCCGCACAGGAAGCGGGTGGGGAACCCACACGGAATATTCCCCGCCTCCGCCCTCGCCCTTCTTTTGACCGCGCAGGCGCAGGTAAACGGTGAGCACCCAGGTGGGGCTCTCCCGAGCCGAACCGAGCAGCTGGGCGGTCAGGTGtgagcagaagccagaaggaAACAGGCCACATCCGAGCGGATTCCCAGAGACACGAAGGCCCTTCCCTGGCGTCCCCCCGCCTGGCcagctgcctctcccccaccaaatCACGAACACCCTTCGGCCTGACATTCTAGGCCCTTCCAAGATACCTCAGCTGCCTCTGCCGTCTTAGTTGCTCTTGTCAAATATCTAAATTGCCAAGTTCCACTCTTAAAATGTTCCCGACAGCTTTGTCCCAGAATGGTGGGCCTCTGGATGGGTCTCTAGGGAGAAGTGGACTGAGACCCACGGAGCCCTTGGTATCATGACCCTCCACATGGTGCTATGAAAAGGGGAAACAGTTTCTCCTGGAGAGCGTGGCGTCGGAGTCCCTCAGAGGCCAGAGTGAAGTCTTTAAATGAGCCTCTGGCTCACTCAACAGATCTGAGTGGTTCAAGTCCTGGCACACTGGTCATGAAGCCCCAGGAAGCAAATAAATATCCACTCTGTGCTAAGCTTGCACCAAGGGACCCACGCTCTCAATAGCATTGTAGTAAGTgtctttcctgcctctctctctctcatcagaaAACTCGTTCCTGGGAGCAGCAAGTCTGATTTATGGGTACAAGTCCCCCTTGCCCCTTACACTGAGCCAAGCGGAGAAATCCCATTTCTGACTGAGCGACCAGATCCCTGAAGACAAGCTGAACGGAGGAAACAGCTTTCCTTGTCGCCTTTTCAAGAAAGAGCCATCTAACTCAACCAGTCCCGTAGCAACCCAACCCTAGATCCCACGGAGACCTCCCAGACACAACCAAGTTCTGCCTGGGCCTCCGCTAGTCAGCAGCTTTCTGGCACGCCGCTGAttacccacctcccaccccacttGCCATCTCCGGCTGGGTTCAGCACCCCTGAAGGTCAAGTTTACAGTCTGTCTTACTCTTTTTAGACAGCCCTACCTCGTAACATGCATTAGACAGTCAGTAGTTGTCAGGGTGCATGGAAAGAGGAGTATTCTTTACACAACAAAATTCCTGGACCTGAACCCCAGCTCACTGGTTGTTGGCTAAGTTATTGGatttctctctcagcctcagtttcctcatctacagaacTGGGATGGAATCCACTGCTCAGAGTTATGGAATGTAGAAGTGACATACATACACGGCACTTGGTCTCACGCCTGGCAGGCAGCCGCTTAACTGGCAGCCATTACTATTCTCAGTCCAGTCTCCTGTCCAAGCTCCCCTAGAGCTTGATCCATGGAAGCAGGTGGAGCCTCAACAGCCTCCCTCAAGCAGATGTCCTCAAGGTCAGTTGATGACAGAAGTGAATGTTATCTTGGGAGCCGAGCTGCAAATCTTGGATAATAAGCGGCTGAGCCCATTcctcccccgggggggggggggggggaataaagaatggaaaatagaaGCTACAGAGGTCAAAAACCAGAAGGCCAAGAGTAGAAGACCCAGGCAGAGGCAGATAGGGCAAATTATAAAAGACATGTACGAAGAGGCCAAGGAGGTGAAAAGTAGCAGAGGGAGCTGGCGGCAGCCTTTGAAGGCACCAGGAGGGCCAGTGGTCCCTGTTAAGGGAGGAATCCTCACTGGATTGCGGCTGGGCCCCAGTGGAAGCAGATGGAAAATGTTCAATCACAAAAAGGCTTCCGGTGCCtgagacaggagacagagcaCCAGACAAGGAACAGGAGCTTCCATGCTGGCTCAGCCCTGCTCCAGCTCCCAAAGAGAAGAGCCGGGGGAGGGTCCAGGGCTCAGCAGTCAATGTGCCCGGGACAAGAGTGATGGCAGCAGGAGCAGACCGCCCTGGCAGGGGGACCCACGGTCTCAGAAGTGGCTGGTTGGCTTCAGGTTTCTGGGCCCAGAAGCCTTTGCTTGTAGCCTTAGGGTCCTGATGCTTTGGAATGACCCCAAGCCAGGTCAAGGCTGGGGACGGGAGTACCCAAGCCCCACAACCAGGATTTCAGGGACGCCTCAGCCACGTTGGCGCCAACGTGGCTGACCCGGGAGCCCCGGGAGTCGGCGTCACCACCGGGGCCCCCACGAGACAGAGCATAGGCGGTGGCTGGAACTCCAAGGCCTTTAATTCGCAGCTAGCGTGCCTGCGCCTCGCCCCAGCTCCTCCCCACGGTCATGCCCCGCCCCCATGCCagcacctccctctccctgcccacaccccctCTCACGCAGCCCCCGCGGCGTCTCCCCCAcggccacccccccccaccccgccccctaaGTGGGAGCCGGCGGGGGTGCCGCCAgggcccccgccgcccccagcaTCAGCACGGCCAGGGCCTTGGGCCCCGTGGTGTGGATCTTCTCGTGCCGGTGCAGGTTGGAGCGGCGGCTGAAGCTCTTGCCACAGAGCGGGCAGGAGTAGGGCCGGACGCCGCGGTGGGTGCGCTGGTGGGCGGTGAGGTGCGAGCTGTGGCTGAAGCTCTTGCCGCAGTCGAGGCAGTGGtagggcttctcgcccgtgtgcgTGCGGTTGTGCGCGATGAGGTTGGAGCGCTGGCTGAAGCACTTGCCGCACTCGGGGCACGGGTAGGGCTTGACCCCGGTGTGCGTGCGCTGGTGGGTGACCAGGGCCGAGCTCTGCGTGAAGCACTTGCCGCAGATGGGGCACTTGTGGGGCTTGGCGCCCGTGTGGGTGCCCTGGTGGGTGACCAGGTCCGAGCGGCGGGTGAAGCGCTTGGCGCAGCGGTCGCACACGTAGGGCTTCTCGCCTGTGTGGATGCGCTGGTGCTGGATGAGCGTCGAGTGGTGGCTGAAGCTCTTCCAGCAGGACGGGCAGGTGtagggcttctcgcccgtgtggaTGATCTGGTGCTGGATGAGGTGCGAGCTGCGGCCGAAGCGCTTGCCGCAGTCCGTGCAGGCGtagggcttctcgcccgtgtgcgTGCGCCGGTGTGTCACCAGGTGCGAGTGCCAGCTGAAGCCCTTGCCGCACTGCTCGCACGTGTACGTCTTCTTGCCCGCGTCCCCGTCGGGGGCCAGGCCCTCCTCGCTGCCCTCGGGGGTGGCCGTCCGCCCCTCTCTGGGTTTCTCTGGGAGGCGGCCCTCCGGGGCTTTCGCCAGGCCGGCATCGGGCGGGGCCGGTTTCGCCGGCCTCTCGTCTGGGGGGCCCGGCTGCGCATCGTCTCTGGCTGCCCCTGAGCTCTGGCCGCTGGCCACCTGCTGCCCGCGCGGCAGGCCGTTCGCCTGCGCTCTCCCCACCCTGCTTCGGAAGGACTTCGCGTCCCGGAGGGCTGCCGGGGACGGGGCCggctcctccttccccacctcaatGGCTCCTGGAGAAAGAGGGTTTCCGGCAAGAGAGAGACTTTGGTGAGGGACCCAGCGGGACTCTGGAGATGGAGGTAAGAGCAGGGATCCTGGAAGTAAAAGCCACCCCCTGGAGAAGACGGGGAGCTGAAGGCCCTCCCCTGGAAGGGCCGTGTGCCTGAACCCCAGGGGAAACGGGGAGTCCAGgctgaagaggggcgcctgggagtgACAGCAGTGACCCCACCGCCCCGCCCACCGGCCACCCCTGCACGCACCTGTCTTCTCCTCATCTCCCATCTGCCGGCAGGAGCCCGAGGCCTCACCCTTGCCCTGTCCTTGGGAGGCCCAGAAAGGTCTGCTGAAGGGAAACCCTGGCCGAAAAGAGACAAGAGATGCTGCGCTCAGTCACCAGGCGGCACAGCAGgggacaccccctccccacccccacctgccaagGACACAGCTCTGCACACGTGGGGTAAAACTAAGCGAGTTCAAACATCACTTGGGGTCAGGTGTCCACCCGTCTCTAGGAAGCAGGTTCTGGGGTAACTGCCAGACACGCTCCTCTCAGGGCTGAGCTGGGCCCCATCTAGTATCCCTGAACGAGCGCCAGGAGTAACGGGAGAGGGGGTGCGTGAGGCCGGCTGCCCATGACCCCCTTATGGCACACAGGCCCCCAGCAGCGGCCCGGCAATGTTTCCCGCTCCTGCACCTTCCCAGACCGTGAGCAGAAAGGGCTcccgggggaggggcggtgggggacAGGAAGCCAAGTGGGAGGGCCTGGGCGAGGAGGCCGGCTGTGGTGACCACCCAGAAGTCAGGGACCAAAGGCGAACTGGCCAAGTCTCCTGGGGCATGAGCCCGGGGATTCTGGTCAAGTCAGTAAGAGAGCGGAGGAGCCCAGCCTCCACGCCCTGACCCCAGCCCTGCACCGGGGAAGGAATGCGTTGGACCAACCAGTGGGTAGGGCATCCGTGAGGCTTGCCATGGGCTGCAAATGGGTGCTGGGTTCCCTGTGATCTCCCAGGACTTGCCTGGACCTGCCGGTCTGTGCCCCGGGCATGGTTAACAGTGGGTGGTGAGCAAGCCTGAGATAATTAaaggactgagctgcccagaccCGGAGGCCCACCATCAGAGTCAAGGGGGGGATTCCCAAGCCCCTAGCTCCACTGGACTAGCCAGTGTGCAACTGACGTGtactgacagacagacagactggaTGAACGAAAGAACGAATGACAGTCAATGAACGGGTGCTCTGAGTTTTCCGTCCGACCTCGTAGAATTCCGTCAAGAAAACCAGAGTCTGAAAAAAGTGCTGGGACTTTACTTACCGTGAGAAAAACGTCCTCTCCAAGAGGACAGGCCCCTCGGGGTGGATGTGAGACAGCAAGGGGTCTGGGGGCCTGGAGAGAGGAGCTGACCGtggcccgccccaccccccggccAGCAGCTCCCAATGCGGAGCCCAGACACCGGTGTCCGCACAGACACCTCTCACACGGGGCTCGGAGGGGCAGGAAGCTGGAGCGGAGCGAGCACTTCCGAAGAGCCAGGAGCAGAACCCCCAGGTcagtcctgcccccccccccccggagccgCTAGCCAGATGGGGCTACCTCAATTCAAGTTTGTGCtgattgaaataaataaataaataaataaataaataaataaataaataaataaataaataaataaataaataaataaataaataaaaagtagctCCAGCCACATTTCTCGTGCTGAGCGGCCACATCTGGCCCGAGGGCTCGTGGCTACCACGTCAGCACAGCTGGAGCGCACGTCCTTCACCAGGAAGGTGCCGTGGAACGGCGCGGTCCAGAGGAGCGGTGAGAAGGACTTCGTGccctggaaggggaggaggaggtaaGGGAGGGAGGGCCCCACCTCGGGCACGACCCGGCCCTTACCCAAGGACAGCCCGTTCCTCTTCTGCAGGACGTCCCTGTAGAAGTTCTGCTGTGCGTGGTCCAGCCGCCCCCACTCCTCCCGGGAGAGGTACAGGGCCACGTCCTCGAAGGTCACCGGCATCTGCAACAACACAAAACGCCCACTCTCCAGGACACGCCAGGACCCCCCAGAGGGGCACCATGGCTCCAAGAGGAAGGCGACCCGGCTCCCGACCCGCTGCCCCGAGTGAGCCCCGCCCTCGCGTCTGCTGGTGAAGCAGGACGGCCGCCCGAGGGTGGCTTCGCGGGGGCAAGAACGAGGCGGCTGTGTACAACCCGGGAGACAGAAACAAGCGTCCCTTTTGGGCGCCGCAGCCGAAGCTCGGGGTCTCCACGCACGCtcccctgcagcccccaccctccGGGCTGACGCTCGCATCCAGGGGACGATGTGGTTCCTCCACATCCCTCTGCTGTTCCTCCAGCCCTGGACTTGGACGGGGACACTCACCTGGGACCAGGCGGTGAGGAGCGCCGCAGCCATCTGCCGGTCTCTGGTCCTCCCCTCACGAGAGAGCACAGGgatctggggggaggggagggctgagagaggacagaggtGCTCAGGGCGGCCGCCTCGCCCCGCCTACCAGGGACACCCACCGCTGCCTCAGACTGCACCCCGACCTGACCCAGGAAGAGGGTCAGTAGCCTCTGTGCAGTCAGAGGCTCCGAGGCTGTGCGGGAGAGGCGTGTCGGGGGCAGGTGCGCACACGTGCAGGCCTCTCCGTGGCAGCAGAGCTCGTGCCCTCCCCGCCTCTGCACCAGACTCCACCTCTCCCCACAGCTGCCACCAAGAAGGGGCCCCTCTCCGCGCCCCTCTCCATCCCTTTCCTCACCTCCTCCGGGCAGGAAAAGAGCTTTGTCCTTAGAGCCCTGGCTTAGGGACACCCAGCCCTGCTCTCCTCGGGCCCCGGCCCCCTGCGATGCCCCCTCAGGCTGTGGCTCTTCCGGCTCCATCTTGATGTGGGGAGACTCCTGAGCAGCTCCCAAAGGCACCGTCTCCTCTGACTCAGAAAGCATTTCTTGACGAGGATGCCCATGACCTGGAACCTAGGAATGACAGCCCCCATCAGCACCCGGGCAGAGAATGGGAGACGCAGCCGAGCCCCACACCCGAGGGGCCTGGTAGCGGCCGACACCCAGGTGGCCAAACACACCCGAATGCAACTCACTGCTGGCCTTGCTTCCTTCTCCCGGCCCTGGGGCCCCGCACGTGCCTGGTTCGCCCCCACAAGGCCGGGACAGCACGGGAAGGAAGGGAGGCTTGAGGCCGGGCCAGGGGCGGGCTGGCCAGGTGCCCACAGAGCAGGTGTCTCCTCCCCGTTCCAGCCTCGTACCTCCCACAGCAGTGTGGACGGTTCCTCTTTCATGTTAGAGGACACCAAGTGCGGTGGGCTGAATGGCGTCCCCCAAATTTCACGTCTGCCTGGAACCTcacaatgtgaccttatttggaaaaaaaaaggtctctgCTGATGTAATCAGtaaaggatcttgagatgaaatcATTCTGCATTTACACTGGGCCCTAGATCCAACGACCAGTGTCCCTAGAACGAATTCTAGTTGTTTTATGCCATCCAGACATAGGAAACGAACACACCCAGGCTCAGAGATCGACCATGGCCCAAGATTACAGAGCCTGTGAATTCTCAGCCAGCACTTGAACTCCGAGTGTATCTGATTCACAAGTCAGCCCCAGGGCCACCATTTCCTGAATATGACAGGGAGGTATCATGTGGCCCTGGGCCATTTCCAGCCTGACTCAATTCGGTCACGGAAGTTGGAGTTTTTTTTAGTTTGGAGAAACAAGTCCAAGGGTACCTCTAACTGTGCCGAGGCCTGTGCCCACCTTCGTCTGACAGAAGGAGACCTCCTCCCGGCTCACCCCTGCAGCACCACCCACCGCAGCTCGTCCAGGGTTCTCCAGGGTCCTCCTAACTCGTCCCTTCTTCACATCAACCTCGGGTGGGAAGGTCAGGCAACCGGGGCTTGATCCAGACCAGCCCCTCGCTCGCCGCTCAACCCTGAGTGGGCACCGCCTTCCCACAAACCTCAAGAgctttgggaaagtcacttcCTTTGCACTGGGGGCTCCTGGTGAGGCCTTATCATCACCCACAGCACAGGGACTGGCCAGGCTTCTGCTGAGAACTCAGACTTCTCTCTCCACACCGCCCCCACGTCTGTGTATATCAGAGCCCCAAAGG
This window encodes:
- the ZNF205 gene encoding zinc finger protein 205 isoform X1, coding for MSEPWVWGQPGLYGYDWEELLERGLHRICFPISASRSTGSTRTYQAPGQKLEGAWPIRRRNDGAVLSTSETEMSADGRAAQATQDKERAREVPGHGHPRQEMLSESEETVPLGAAQESPHIKMEPEEPQPEGASQGAGARGEQGWVSLSQGSKDKALFLPGGALPSPQIPVLSREGRTRDRQMAAALLTAWSQMPVTFEDVALYLSREEWGRLDHAQQNFYRDVLQKRNGLSLGFPFSRPFWASQGQGKGEASGSCRQMGDEEKTGAIEVGKEEPAPSPAALRDAKSFRSRVGRAQANGLPRGQQVASGQSSGAARDDAQPGPPDERPAKPAPPDAGLAKAPEGRLPEKPREGRTATPEGSEEGLAPDGDAGKKTYTCEQCGKGFSWHSHLVTHRRTHTGEKPYACTDCGKRFGRSSHLIQHQIIHTGEKPYTCPSCWKSFSHHSTLIQHQRIHTGEKPYVCDRCAKRFTRRSDLVTHQGTHTGAKPHKCPICGKCFTQSSALVTHQRTHTGVKPYPCPECGKCFSQRSNLIAHNRTHTGEKPYHCLDCGKSFSHSSHLTAHQRTHRGVRPYSCPLCGKSFSRRSNLHRHEKIHTTGPKALAVLMLGAAGALAAPPPAPT
- the ZNF205 gene encoding zinc finger protein 205 isoform X3, which gives rise to MSADGRAAQATQDKERAREVPGHGHPRQEMLSESEETVPLGAAQESPHIKMEPEEPQPEGASQGAGARGEQGWVSLSQGSKDKALFLPGGALPSPQIPVLSREGRTRDRQMAAALLTAWSQMPVTFEDVALYLSREEWGRLDHAQQNFYRDVLQKRNGLSLGFPFSRPFWASQGQGKGEASGSCRQMGDEEKTGAIEVGKEEPAPSPAALRDAKSFRSRVGRAQANGLPRGQQVASGQSSGAARDDAQPGPPDERPAKPAPPDAGLAKAPEGRLPEKPREGRTATPEGSEEGLAPDGDAGKKTYTCEQCGKGFSWHSHLVTHRRTHTGEKPYACTDCGKRFGRSSHLIQHQIIHTGEKPYTCPSCWKSFSHHSTLIQHQRIHTGEKPYVCDRCAKRFTRRSDLVTHQGTHTGAKPHKCPICGKCFTQSSALVTHQRTHTGVKPYPCPECGKCFSQRSNLIAHNRTHTGEKPYHCLDCGKSFSHSSHLTAHQRTHRGVRPYSCPLCGKSFSRRSNLHRHEKIHTTGPKALAVLMLGAAGALAAPPPAPT
- the ZNF205 gene encoding zinc finger protein 205 isoform X2: MIQNSILSSEGPNDTRENEAPGQKLEGAWPIRRRNDGAVLSTSETEMSADGRAAQATQDKERAREVPGHGHPRQEMLSESEETVPLGAAQESPHIKMEPEEPQPEGASQGAGARGEQGWVSLSQGSKDKALFLPGGALPSPQIPVLSREGRTRDRQMAAALLTAWSQMPVTFEDVALYLSREEWGRLDHAQQNFYRDVLQKRNGLSLGFPFSRPFWASQGQGKGEASGSCRQMGDEEKTGAIEVGKEEPAPSPAALRDAKSFRSRVGRAQANGLPRGQQVASGQSSGAARDDAQPGPPDERPAKPAPPDAGLAKAPEGRLPEKPREGRTATPEGSEEGLAPDGDAGKKTYTCEQCGKGFSWHSHLVTHRRTHTGEKPYACTDCGKRFGRSSHLIQHQIIHTGEKPYTCPSCWKSFSHHSTLIQHQRIHTGEKPYVCDRCAKRFTRRSDLVTHQGTHTGAKPHKCPICGKCFTQSSALVTHQRTHTGVKPYPCPECGKCFSQRSNLIAHNRTHTGEKPYHCLDCGKSFSHSSHLTAHQRTHRGVRPYSCPLCGKSFSRRSNLHRHEKIHTTGPKALAVLMLGAAGALAAPPPAPT
- the ZNF205 gene encoding zinc finger protein 205 isoform X4, which encodes MKEEPSTLLWEVPGHGHPRQEMLSESEETVPLGAAQESPHIKMEPEEPQPEGASQGAGARGEQGWVSLSQGSKDKALFLPGGALPSPQIPVLSREGRTRDRQMAAALLTAWSQMPVTFEDVALYLSREEWGRLDHAQQNFYRDVLQKRNGLSLGFPFSRPFWASQGQGKGEASGSCRQMGDEEKTGAIEVGKEEPAPSPAALRDAKSFRSRVGRAQANGLPRGQQVASGQSSGAARDDAQPGPPDERPAKPAPPDAGLAKAPEGRLPEKPREGRTATPEGSEEGLAPDGDAGKKTYTCEQCGKGFSWHSHLVTHRRTHTGEKPYACTDCGKRFGRSSHLIQHQIIHTGEKPYTCPSCWKSFSHHSTLIQHQRIHTGEKPYVCDRCAKRFTRRSDLVTHQGTHTGAKPHKCPICGKCFTQSSALVTHQRTHTGVKPYPCPECGKCFSQRSNLIAHNRTHTGEKPYHCLDCGKSFSHSSHLTAHQRTHRGVRPYSCPLCGKSFSRRSNLHRHEKIHTTGPKALAVLMLGAAGALAAPPPAPT